In the genome of Planococcus donghaensis, the window ACGGTGCGCGAATCAGCAGTCAAACTTATTCTTATATTAAATTCCTTGTCGAAGAGAAGGTTGATTAATATGAAAAATAACGAAAAAGGACTAACAATGATTGAAATTCTTGCTGCACTTGTGTTGGTTTCGCTTGTTGTTGCTGGTGCGTGGACGGCAATGTCGATTGGCTTTAAACATAGTGTTGTCGAGACTACAAAAACACATATACAACAAGACGCAGCTTTAGTAATTGCAAAATTATCAAGTGCGCATCGGAAAAGCGATCGTTATGTCATGAAATTTGAAAATGAGCAGCTCATGTTGAAAACTTGTTCTGATAAAACAGGGTGCGGATCTTTCGAAAAGCTGGTTGATAAAACCTACGACTTTAAAGGTACTTCTATCAATGGGGTTGTTTATACGGGTGCCTCATATACGGAAGTAACAATCACACCAAGAGAACAACATAACCCCATTACTTTAACACTCACGGCGGGTAAAGCTTCAATTTCACTAGATACAGTCTTAACACGACTCATCACAGGCATGTTGGAAACGGGGGAGAGACATGAAAGTTCTCAAAAATCAGCAAGGATACGCATTATTAGTTGTTCTATTAATCGTGGTTCTATTCTTTAGCTTATCAGCTACATTTATTGCAGGGTCTTTAAATCATTCGAAACAAGAGCAGACGATCGATGTCAACAATCATGCTGTAGCTGCTGCAGAAATGGGGACTTTGTACTTTACAACCGATTTTGAACGAGAACTTAAAATGTTGAAGTATGAAATGAACACACAAACACAGTTAAAACTAAATGCACTGATTGACTGCATTAAATACCCTCTTGGAAATGCGTGCAACACACAAGCTAAACGCGATCAATGGGAAGAAACTATTGAGCAAGAAATGAAGGCGATTTTAATTGGACGCATTATGGATAAAGTTCAATTGCTCAATACACAAATCGACGTTAAAAAAAGTCCGTTTACTGAAGAAAAAATTGATTACTCCATTTTAAAAACAACTACCGTGAAATTAAACAAAGAATTAAAAAATGTAGATTTGCCTGCCACTGTAGATAAAGAAGTCGAATCGATAAAAATCGAAATGAACGTGCAAGGAACTTCAGAAGGTGTTTTAAAAGAATTGATAGCCACATTTTTGGTTAAAATGCCTGACGGTTTTTTGAGTTCTGAGGAATCTATCAAAGTAGATACACTGCAAATAACAAGCAATGTGGATTTGAAGTATGAAAATGTATTCTCCTTAATTCCACCAACACAATCTTGTTCCGCTTTATTAACAAATGTTTTAAAAAGTATTGCGAAAGCCCCTTATGAATGTTTATCAGTCCCTGGAGAGAAATTGAGCACTTTTGTAGACCAAATTAAAACTGCCAAACTAGATCCGGTTGATTTCCGGGTTTATACAAACAGTTTTAGTGAGTATGTTTGTGATAAAAACTGCAATAATATCAATTTTCAAGGTGTCAGTGTAGTGGTGAAAGAAAGCGATGCATCTGCTTCAAATAACATCAATAACTTAGTGAACGCTCGTCTCATTATTAATGGGAAATTAGGGACTGGAAATAACTTGATGAACTTAGGGAAAAACGGGGTGAAACAATCACTAATTGTTAAAGAATTAGTGATTGATGGCAATATTAAAAATTCGGCGAATACTAATTTTTTAGTGCTTGGCTATAACAATCCATTAGTGCTAGCCAATTTGAAATGGGGAAATCATATTGAGATTTCCAATAATTCACGATTTTGTGTAGATATTGATCGTGTTAAAAGTTCAGATTTAAATCTTCTTTCTCAACAAATTATTTTTTCAGGCAGTGGCGTTATGTCTTATTATTCCGCTGATAAAAATAAAGTTTTTGAATTGAAAAATGCGTCTGGAGCAGATCGAACTGTCAAGGAAGGAAAAAACACATATAAAATGACAGATCTATACGTGAAGCGAGAAAGTTCGTACTCTACTTTCTTAGCAAATTGTGGCGTTTCAATAAAAAGCACAAACACAATGCCATTAGATGTATCGATTCCAGTTCCGATTGACATAGATATCGATTTGGAAATTGACTACTAAATATTATTAATGAAAATTGGGGGATTTGCATGATACGCTTATTAGTTTTTCTTATTTTAGCCGCAATCGTTTTGCCGCTTACTTATTTTCGCTTTAAACAATTTCCATTAGTAAAACGAATGATTATTTCAGGTGGCGCCCTTGCCGCTGCCGCCGTAGCACTTTTAATGCAAGAAAGTTATGCATGGTATATTGTAGCGCTTGCACTAGTTGGTGTGTCGTTCCTAGCCGCATTTGCTTTTGCGAAGATCATCACAAAAGAACGTCAAGAAAAATTGCGTATTGCGGAAGAACGCCGCGAACAAAAATTGCAGCAATCTTTAAAGAAATCAGCAGTTTTAGAAAAAGCACCGGCAATAGAAACTGATGAAAAGCCAATGTCGTTTGGCATGCAGTCGATTGATGCTGAGCGAGAGGAGATTACACGTGGATAATAAATTAGTTGGTTTAACATTTGCAGCCATATTTGGTTTTGCACTTATTGTATTCGGGGCAGCCAATGCCGGCGCATATGCTGTAGACACATGGATATTCCCAGTTGAAGAGTATGGCGATAACACGTATATCGGCACGAATGATGTATCCAATATGGAAGTTCCTGCTGCGAAAATGATGCTCGCAGGTCAATTAGAAGCGTGGCAAGCAGAAGCGAAACTTGACGTTGTCTATCAAGATGCAACAGCAACATATCCACTTGAAACTGCAGAAATTTTATTAGACGAAACGTTAAGTAGCGCTCAAACTGGATCACAAAATAGTTTTGTGTTTGGTCTTTCTCCAGATGCAACACGTGAATTTTTAGCAGAGCAATTTCCAGTTGTTACGTTTACAGAGACTGACATTGCAACGATCAATAACAAATTGGAAACTGCACTAAAAGCTGGCCAAACAAAAACAAAAGTTTCCATAAGTGATGATAGTTTAAGTGTAGATCGTGAGAAAGTTGTAGATGTCGTTTTCCCGACAAAATTTGTGAGCTTAGATAGCGCTACAGTTATCGAAGCATTAAATGGCATTCAATTAGCGCCTGAAACGCAATTTTCATTTTTAGACTTTATTGAAGAATTACCTTTAACAGATATTAGTGATGATGAATTGACGCAAATCGCTTCAACGATTTACGGCGCAGTATTGCAAACTAATTTTTTGATCGATGAGCGGAGCATTGGAACACAATTACCTGCACAAGTTCCAGCTGGCCAAGAAGCAGCAATCAATCGCCATTTAGGAGTTGACCTTGCTTTTACAAATCCAAACACAAGCTCATTTACCTTAAACTTATCGAAGAAAAAAGATTCGTTAAATGCTTCAATTAGTGGTTTTCCATTTGTATACGAATATGCAATTGGCATTACAGAAGAAAAAGAGATTGAAGTGCGAGTGGTGCAGCAATTTAGCGCATTTGTAACAAGTGGCAAAAAAGTAGAGGAGAAAGGATTAAAAGGGAAGAGTTTGACGGTTATTCAAACTGTAATCGACAACGATGAGCCGTTAGAAGTGGTAACGGTATCGAAGGATTTTTATCCCCCAATTCATCGTATCGAAGTTCTTCCATTAGAGAAAAAAGAAGAACCGGTAACAGAAGCACCTGTTGAAGGCGATTCAGACTTTGTTGATGCAAATGGAGACGGTGTTCATGACGATATCACTGCAGATCCGGAACCAGGAGATTCAGATTTTGTCGATGTAAATAATGATGGCGTTTATGATCCGCCAGTAGAAGAGTCGAACGTGCCAAAATCAGGTGAACCAGGATTTGTGGATGACAACAATGATGGTGTTTATGATGAAGTAGAAGACGAACAACAACAGCCTGAGAAGAAACCTGTTTATGATAAAGGCGGAAATTTGGTTACGGAATAATAGTCAGAAAGGAGGGGGCGGTATGGCGATTGTCAGAAAAAGACTAGGTGATATTTTAGTCGCACAGGGCTTGTTGACAGAAGCGGACTTACAAGAAACGCTAAACAATAAGCCGAGCGATCAAAAGCTCGGTGATGCTTTGTTGCAACGCGGAATCATCACCGAGCGCCAATTGATCGACACGCTTGAAGTTCAGTTAGGCATCCCCTACGTCTCGCTGTTCCGCTATCCGTTCGATCCAAAGTTATTTAACGTCGTACCAAAAGATTTTGCTAAGCGTAAACTTTTGGTGCCGTTAAAAACGGTGGGTGACCGTTTGTTTATAGCGATGAACGATCCGACAGATTTTATCACCATCGATGACCTCCGGCTGACGACTGGCTTTCATATTGAACCAGCAATCGCTTCAAAAGAAGATATTGTAAAAACCATTGCCAAATATTATGACGAAGAATCATATGATGAATTGTTAGAAGATATGCCACAAACAGCGGAAGAACAACAAAACGAATTAGACGACTCTGATGCGCCCATTGTCCGGTTAGTCAATCAATTGTTATCAAATGCCGTTTCACAAAAAGCTAGTGATATCCATTTAGACCCGCAAGAAAATCGAGTTCTTGTCCGGTATCGTATTGATGGAACACTACGCACGGAGCGAACCTTACCAAAGAGTATGCAACAAATGATGACGGCGCGGATTAAAATTTTATCCAATTTAGACATCACCGAAAACCGAATTCCACAAGATGGCCGGATTAAAACAACGGTTGACTTCCGAGCCATCGATTTGCGGGTATCGTCTTTACCAACAGTATTTGGCGAAAAAATCGTTATGCGAATTTTGGATTTGAGTCAAAACCTGACAGATATTTCGAAGCTTGGTTTTAGTGAACTAAATATGCAACGCTTTATGCGAGAAATCAGTAAACCAAATGGAATTGTTTTAATCTCGGGTCCAACTGGATCGGGTAAATCATCCACCTTGTATGCGGCGTTAAATAAACTCAATTCTGAGGAAGTTAACGTTATTACCGTTGAAGATCCCGTTGAGTATCAGTTAGAAGGCATTAACCAGATTCAAGTAAACGCAAATGTCGGTTTGACGTTTGCGGCAGGATTGCGATCCATCTTGCGACAAGATCCTGACATTGTCATGGTTGGAGAAATTCGAGACAAAGAAACAGCTGATATTTCGATACGTGCATCTTTAACTGGGCATTTAGTGTTAAGCACCATTCACACAAACGATTCAATCGCCTCGATTACGCGTTTAATGGATATGGGCATTGAACCGTTTCTTGTAACAGCGTCTTTAAATGCTGTTATAGCTCAACGGTTAATCCGCAGAGTTTGTCGTGATTGCAAAGAATTACACCCAGTTACAGTGAGAGAAAAAGAAATTGCAGCTAAACGCGGGATTCAACTGGAAACCATTGCGCGTGGGAAAGGGTGTCCTGCATGCAACATGAGTGGTTATAAAGGGCGTATGGCTATTCACGAAGTATTGGTTGTAGACGAAGACATCAAAGATATCATCAACCGCGGGGGTTCTGCAGCGGAAATTCGAGAAATTGCTATCAAAAATAAAACCATCTTTCTAATCGACGATGGATTATTAAAAGTAAAGGAGGGCATGACAACGACAGAAGAAGTACTTCGCGTTGCCATGACAGATTAGCCTATGACGACAACTACTACTTTTATTGATCGTATTTTGACAGAAGCGAATGACCGTGGTGTTTCCGATATTCATATGACGACAGGCATTACGCCTGTTTTTCGAATTAATGGGAAGTTGGTTCAGTTTGGTGACAAAAAACTCATGCCGGATGATACGTTTTCTATTGCTAAAGCCCTTATGCCTGTTTCATTATGGGATACGTTTCTAGAAAAAGGCGAGATGGACTATACGTATTCGATTCCAGGAGTCGCTCGCTACCGTGTCAATTCGTTTCATCAACGCGGGTCTATCTCACATGCATTTCGAACAATTGCATCAAACATCCCGACAATTGATGATCTTCAAATGCCAGATACACTGAAAAAACTAGCAGATACCCATCAAGGGCTAATTCTTGTAACCGGTCCTACAGGATCGGGTAAGTCGACAACGTTAGCGGCCATGATTCGTTACATGAACGAACATATGAACAAGCATATTATTACTTTGGAAGATCCGATTGAGTATATGCACAGTCATGGCACATCGGTTATTGACCAACGAGAAGTTGGCTTTGATACGAAATCATTTGCCAATGGTTTACGTGCTGCACTACGACAAGATCCAGACGTGATTTTAGTTGGGGAAATGCGTGATTTAGAAACAATTACGACCGCAATTACGGCAGCTGAAACGGGACATTTAGTGATGGGAACGCTACATACATCGAGTGCTGCATCAACCATTGAACGAATTATTGACGTTTTTCCCCATGAACAACATGCACAAATCCGTACGCAACTTGGTGGCATTATTAAAGCGGTTATTTCTCAACGATTATTGCCAACTGCTGATGGTAAAGGACGCGTCGCAGCAACAGAAATTATGATTTCAAACTCTGCGATTGCCAACTTAATCCGTTCAGAGAAAGTGCACCAAATTCCGAATGTTATTTTGACAAATCGTGCATTAGGCATGCACATGATGGAAACATCTGTACAAGAGTTGTTGAAAAAAGGCAAAATTACGCGTGAAGTTGCGCAACCTTATTTGATAGGGGTGGATTAAGATGGCTCGCTATAAATACGAAGGGCGTGACCGGATAAAAGTCAGATCTGGTGTTGTGGTTGCGAGTGGTCGCAGAGAAGCGGTTAGCAAATTACGTGATGAAGGAATACGCGTAATCGACATACGTGAAATGCCAACATCTGCTTTGCAAAAAGACATTTCAATCGGAAATCCCGTTAAACGTGACCAATTTATTATGTTTTTACGCCAGTTTTCAACCTTAATGCGTGCAGGTGTAACTATTGTTGATTCTGTTCATATTTTATCGCAACAAGTAGAATCAAAACCTTTACAACGAGCTTTAGCGGAAATCGCGGAAGAGTTGAGAAAAGGTAATTCTTTATCTAATTCACTTGCTAAATTCCCGAAAATTTTTGAACCTTTAACGATTAACTTAGTTAAAGCGGGAGAGTTAGCCGGAAACATTGATGAATCATTAGATAGTTTAGCCACACATTATGATAAAGCCTATCAAACGAGGCAAAAAGTTATTTCTGCCATGTCTTATCCGGTAGTTGTCGGTATTTTAGCAATTGGAGTAGTAATTTTTCTATTGTCTTCAATAGTACCAATGTTCGCAGATATGTTTTCAGGATTCGGTGGCGAATTGCCATTAATTACACAATTCGTCATGGGTGCTTCAGATTTTGTTCAAGGGTATTGGTATTTGCTTTTATTAGCAGGACTCACAATTGTAGCTGTAATTTGGCTAATGCGTAAAAATCCAAAAGGCAATATGATTCTGGATACTTTACTTATAAAGGCACCAATATTCGGTAAAATTATGCAAAAATCAGCACTTGCTCGTTTAACAAGAACATTAAGTTCATTATTTTCTAGTTCAGTGCCAATTTTACAATGTCTTACGATGACCGAAAAAGTGGTCGACAATGCTGTGATGTCAAAAGTGATCTTGCAAGCTCGTGACTCTCTTGAAAGAGGTGGTTCCCTAACGGAACCAATGCGAAAACATTGGGCATTTCCGCCACTAATACCACATATGATTTCTATTGGGGAGCAAACTGGATCTTTGGATCATATGTTAAGTAAAGTTGCTGAGTTTTATGAAAAAGAAGTCGAAGCTGAAACGGATCGATTAAAAGCCTTGATTGAACCTTTAATGATTGTTTTCTTAGCTGCTATTGTCGGGACTATAGTACTTTCTATTATGATGCCGATGTTTGAAATGTTCCAGAATGTGGACAATTTATAAGTATAAAAGTAAATTTTTATTAAAAATATATTATAAATTTATATAAAAACTATTGCAAAAATTAGTACTATTGATATAATTAACACATACTCTAAGTAGTATAAAAAAGTAAAATAATAGGGGGAAAGAAAATGAAAAAATATTTACAACAAAAATTAAATAACGAAAAAGGTATGACGTTAATTGAGCTTTTAGCTGTTATTGTTATTATCGCAATTATCGCGGCGATAGCGATCCCTGCGATTGGGAACATTATTGAAAATAGCCGCGTGGGTGCAATGAAGTCTGATGCTCTAAATGCTATTACTGCGGCTGGAGTGTATTATGCCGATAATCCTGCAGCAGCTGATAATGTTCCTGTATCTACTTTGAAAACTGATTACATGAGTGATACTGGAACGTTGAATCCAGGTTTAACGGTCAGTAAAGCTGGCTTAGTATCTGGGGATGCTGCAGTTAGTGCCACTCTTAAATTAACTTTTGATGGTGCAAATAAAAAGGCTATAAGTGGTACATCTAACAACGCTGATGCAGGTGATTATCTCACGGCACAACATGGTGGATTAGGTAAAGTAACAGTTACACGCTAAAAATTAAGACTAGGAGCTGAAAACATGGCCTTATCGTTTTTATCAAGAAAAGCACGCGTCGTCACCATTACAATAGAAGAAGACGCGATTCGTCATGTCGACTTGCAATCCTCTTGGCCACTTGAGCTAAACTGTGCGGAAGAATTACTTCTTCCCACAGGTATTATTGAGGATGGCAAAATCGTCGATGCAGAAGCGCTGGCCTCGGTACTCGATAAGGCTGTTAATCAGTGGGGTCTCTCTAAGAAGTCAGTCCGCTTCCTCGCCCCTGACGAATTCGTTATTGTCCGCAAAGTACCATACCCCGAAAATGTCCAAGTCGATGAATTAAAAGGTCATTTCTTTATTGAGATTGGCTCGACTTTGTACTTACCATTTGAAGATCCTGTCTTTGATGTGGTGCCGTACCATTTAGAAGACGATCAACCGGAAGCGATTATTATTGCTTCACGAGAATCCATTGTCCAAGCTTATGAAGATGCGTTTGAAAAAGTGAAGTTAAAAGCGGTTGTAGCGGATATTACACCTCTCGCGCTTTATCGTTTAACCCATTTGCAACATGATTTCGTTGAAGAAGAGCATGTAATGTTAATTGATTTGCAATCAAAAAAAATGACCGTTTCGATTTTCCATGAACATTACCCAATGTTTATGCGTCCAATCGATATAGAAATTGAAGATCCATTTTTAGCAGATCGTACTGCAGTTATGGACACAGTTGAAATTGAAGCTGAAAAACTAGCGAACTTTTATCGTTACAATATGAATGCGGGACAATTTGGTGTAACAAAAATAGTGTGTAATGGTGACTTTTACGACTGGCCGACGTTCCAACAAAATCTAGAACGACGTTTCCAAATACCGGTGTTACCTGTTGTTATTGATGCGATTCCGTGTGGCGAAGAAAAAGATGTGCCTAGACGCTTTAACCGGGCAATCGGTCTCGCGCTGAAAGAGGTGTAAAATACTATGTTGGTAGATATTAACTTATTGCCGCAAAAAGAGCGGGACCGTCCCGCTTTTCTTATTGCGGCGATTGCGATTTTGTTGTTGGCTGTAATCGTTTGGGCAGTGTTTGCCATTATAGCTAACGCCAATGAAAATGAACAGCAACTGTTAGCTGCACAAACTGTCCAAGTCACCTCTGAACAAGCAGCCATCCGCGCTAACTTGGAAGCTGCACAAGGGATGAACGAAGAACAGCAATTAAAAGTGACAGTTGATTGGGCGGAAAGCTATCAATTTGATACGGTTCCTCTTTTAGAAGAATTGGTTTCTATTTTGCCAGCA includes:
- a CDS encoding PilW family protein, with translation MKNNEKGLTMIEILAALVLVSLVVAGAWTAMSIGFKHSVVETTKTHIQQDAALVIAKLSSAHRKSDRYVMKFENEQLMLKTCSDKTGCGSFEKLVDKTYDFKGTSINGVVYTGASYTEVTITPREQHNPITLTLTAGKASISLDTVLTRLITGMLETGERHESSQKSARIRIISCSINRGSIL
- a CDS encoding VanW family protein, whose protein sequence is MDNKLVGLTFAAIFGFALIVFGAANAGAYAVDTWIFPVEEYGDNTYIGTNDVSNMEVPAAKMMLAGQLEAWQAEAKLDVVYQDATATYPLETAEILLDETLSSAQTGSQNSFVFGLSPDATREFLAEQFPVVTFTETDIATINNKLETALKAGQTKTKVSISDDSLSVDREKVVDVVFPTKFVSLDSATVIEALNGIQLAPETQFSFLDFIEELPLTDISDDELTQIASTIYGAVLQTNFLIDERSIGTQLPAQVPAGQEAAINRHLGVDLAFTNPNTSSFTLNLSKKKDSLNASISGFPFVYEYAIGITEEKEIEVRVVQQFSAFVTSGKKVEEKGLKGKSLTVIQTVIDNDEPLEVVTVSKDFYPPIHRIEVLPLEKKEEPVTEAPVEGDSDFVDANGDGVHDDITADPEPGDSDFVDVNNDGVYDPPVEESNVPKSGEPGFVDDNNDGVYDEVEDEQQQPEKKPVYDKGGNLVTE
- a CDS encoding GspE/PulE family protein; the encoded protein is MAIVRKRLGDILVAQGLLTEADLQETLNNKPSDQKLGDALLQRGIITERQLIDTLEVQLGIPYVSLFRYPFDPKLFNVVPKDFAKRKLLVPLKTVGDRLFIAMNDPTDFITIDDLRLTTGFHIEPAIASKEDIVKTIAKYYDEESYDELLEDMPQTAEEQQNELDDSDAPIVRLVNQLLSNAVSQKASDIHLDPQENRVLVRYRIDGTLRTERTLPKSMQQMMTARIKILSNLDITENRIPQDGRIKTTVDFRAIDLRVSSLPTVFGEKIVMRILDLSQNLTDISKLGFSELNMQRFMREISKPNGIVLISGPTGSGKSSTLYAALNKLNSEEVNVITVEDPVEYQLEGINQIQVNANVGLTFAAGLRSILRQDPDIVMVGEIRDKETADISIRASLTGHLVLSTIHTNDSIASITRLMDMGIEPFLVTASLNAVIAQRLIRRVCRDCKELHPVTVREKEIAAKRGIQLETIARGKGCPACNMSGYKGRMAIHEVLVVDEDIKDIINRGGSAAEIREIAIKNKTIFLIDDGLLKVKEGMTTTEEVLRVAMTD
- a CDS encoding type IV pilus twitching motility protein PilT, which translates into the protein MTTTTTFIDRILTEANDRGVSDIHMTTGITPVFRINGKLVQFGDKKLMPDDTFSIAKALMPVSLWDTFLEKGEMDYTYSIPGVARYRVNSFHQRGSISHAFRTIASNIPTIDDLQMPDTLKKLADTHQGLILVTGPTGSGKSTTLAAMIRYMNEHMNKHIITLEDPIEYMHSHGTSVIDQREVGFDTKSFANGLRAALRQDPDVILVGEMRDLETITTAITAAETGHLVMGTLHTSSAASTIERIIDVFPHEQHAQIRTQLGGIIKAVISQRLLPTADGKGRVAATEIMISNSAIANLIRSEKVHQIPNVILTNRALGMHMMETSVQELLKKGKITREVAQPYLIGVD
- a CDS encoding type II secretion system F family protein: MARYKYEGRDRIKVRSGVVVASGRREAVSKLRDEGIRVIDIREMPTSALQKDISIGNPVKRDQFIMFLRQFSTLMRAGVTIVDSVHILSQQVESKPLQRALAEIAEELRKGNSLSNSLAKFPKIFEPLTINLVKAGELAGNIDESLDSLATHYDKAYQTRQKVISAMSYPVVVGILAIGVVIFLLSSIVPMFADMFSGFGGELPLITQFVMGASDFVQGYWYLLLLAGLTIVAVIWLMRKNPKGNMILDTLLIKAPIFGKIMQKSALARLTRTLSSLFSSSVPILQCLTMTEKVVDNAVMSKVILQARDSLERGGSLTEPMRKHWAFPPLIPHMISIGEQTGSLDHMLSKVAEFYEKEVEAETDRLKALIEPLMIVFLAAIVGTIVLSIMMPMFEMFQNVDNL
- a CDS encoding prepilin-type N-terminal cleavage/methylation domain-containing protein; this encodes MKKYLQQKLNNEKGMTLIELLAVIVIIAIIAAIAIPAIGNIIENSRVGAMKSDALNAITAAGVYYADNPAAADNVPVSTLKTDYMSDTGTLNPGLTVSKAGLVSGDAAVSATLKLTFDGANKKAISGTSNNADAGDYLTAQHGGLGKVTVTR
- the pilM gene encoding type IV pilus biogenesis protein PilM, producing the protein MALSFLSRKARVVTITIEEDAIRHVDLQSSWPLELNCAEELLLPTGIIEDGKIVDAEALASVLDKAVNQWGLSKKSVRFLAPDEFVIVRKVPYPENVQVDELKGHFFIEIGSTLYLPFEDPVFDVVPYHLEDDQPEAIIIASRESIVQAYEDAFEKVKLKAVVADITPLALYRLTHLQHDFVEEEHVMLIDLQSKKMTVSIFHEHYPMFMRPIDIEIEDPFLADRTAVMDTVEIEAEKLANFYRYNMNAGQFGVTKIVCNGDFYDWPTFQQNLERRFQIPVLPVVIDAIPCGEEKDVPRRFNRAIGLALKEV